In Mycoplasmopsis cynos, the following are encoded in one genomic region:
- a CDS encoding DNA-processing protein DprA — protein MNRILFYYSNINKGNSNKIFESLKNIDVINKDEVNNLIQKYNKKNIKYVTILDYEYPSSLLFSYKPPFVLFYKGNIKILKELSKVYLINEKHNDFIQKNINENIQQLSKHTTLVTNGYKYTEAEFIDLYRKYKGKIIHIAKGGIDNFNFENFDDENEIVISQYPIETHPKRDFFKSDNYLASLIADKLIFFSSEQNSKTHNLVNYFLNVGKEVACFPGTELNDGNNSLIKSGARMITYIADTIRI, from the coding sequence ATGAATAGAATACTCTTTTATTATTCGAATATTAATAAAGGAAACAGCAATAAAATTTTTGAGTCACTAAAAAATATTGATGTTATTAATAAAGATGAAGTAAATAATTTAATTCAAAAATACAATAAGAAAAATATTAAATATGTAACGATTTTGGATTATGAATATCCTTCTAGTTTATTATTTAGTTATAAACCACCATTTGTTTTATTTTACAAAGGTAATATAAAAATTTTAAAAGAATTATCAAAAGTTTATTTAATTAATGAAAAACATAATGATTTTATACAAAAGAATATAAACGAAAATATTCAGCAACTTTCAAAACACACTACATTGGTTACAAATGGTTATAAGTATACTGAAGCAGAATTTATTGATTTATATCGAAAATATAAAGGGAAGATTATACATATCGCAAAAGGTGGGATAGATAACTTTAATTTTGAAAATTTTGATGATGAAAATGAAATTGTTATTAGTCAATACCCAATTGAAACTCATCCAAAAAGAGATTTTTTTAAATCAGATAACTATTTAGCTTCATTAATCGCAGATAAATTAATATTTTTTTCATCAGAACAAAATTCAAAGACACATAACTTAGTGAATTATTTTCTAAATGTTGGAAAAGAAGTTGCGTGTTTTCCAGGTACAGAATTAAATGATGGCAATAATTCGTTAATTAAATCAGGCGCTAGAATGATAACGTATATTGCAGATACAATCAGAATATAA
- the rpmA gene encoding 50S ribosomal protein L27: protein MAKTKAGGSTRNGRDSHSKRLGAKLGDGQFATAGSIIYRQRGTKIHPGQNVGRGGDDTLYSLIDGYIKYESKKNRKYVSVYTERSN, encoded by the coding sequence ATGGCAAAAACAAAAGCTGGTGGTTCTACCAGAAATGGTCGTGATTCTCATTCAAAACGTTTAGGTGCCAAATTAGGTGATGGGCAATTTGCAACAGCAGGTTCAATAATTTATCGTCAAAGAGGAACAAAAATTCACCCTGGGCAAAATGTTGGACGTGGTGGTGATGATACATTATATTCATTGATTGATGGATATATTAAATACGAAAGTAAAAAAAATAGAAAGTATGTTTCTGTATATACCGAAAGAAGTAATTAA
- the rsmG gene encoding 16S rRNA (guanine(527)-N(7))-methyltransferase RsmG — MEKYSKKYELQRLCNENNWDFSLFQKYFDLIEEKNKVMNLTGFSGERLWEEGIFESLIFMLKITENQENKIILDIGAGAGFPSIPYALTRPRNKLVIYEPIQKRVNFLNLVVHELNLNDYVEVIRTRAEEVKEKNLFDIVTARAVASIKELLMSSFHLVKLNGSMLLLKSTKFQEELNQAREILKLLKTKIEIIDMQNDFKHRNNKIIKIKKLRSTPLQFPFSWKEIKLINRKEQNVKN, encoded by the coding sequence ATGGAAAAATACTCAAAAAAGTATGAATTACAAAGATTATGTAATGAAAATAATTGGGATTTTAGTTTATTTCAAAAGTATTTTGATTTAATTGAAGAGAAAAATAAGGTAATGAATTTAACTGGTTTTTCCGGTGAAAGATTATGAGAAGAAGGTATTTTTGAATCATTAATTTTTATGCTTAAAATAACTGAAAATCAAGAGAATAAAATAATTTTAGATATCGGGGCAGGCGCAGGTTTTCCTTCAATCCCATATGCTTTGACTAGACCTAGAAATAAACTTGTTATTTATGAACCGATTCAAAAGAGAGTTAATTTTCTCAACCTTGTTGTTCATGAACTTAATTTAAACGATTATGTTGAAGTTATTCGCACAAGAGCGGAAGAAGTAAAAGAAAAAAATTTATTTGATATAGTTACAGCTAGAGCAGTCGCAAGTATTAAAGAACTTTTGATGTCTTCGTTTCATTTAGTTAAGTTAAATGGATCTATGTTATTACTTAAAAGTACTAAATTTCAAGAAGAATTAAACCAGGCAAGAGAAATTTTGAAATTATTAAAAACGAAAATTGAAATAATTGATATGCAAAATGATTTTAAACATAGAAATAATAAAATAATAAAAATTAAAAAGCTGAGATCAACACCATTACAATTTCCTTTTTCTTGAAAAGAAATAAAGTTAATAAATAGAAAGGAACAAAATGTCAAGAATTAA
- a CDS encoding type III pantothenate kinase, producing MIYLDLGNTLLKISYFDHENNLIIKKMVLYDLNKDTLLKYLHSLILDWSKIKECIFSSVKPEKNQVIYEVMQELNIKCTKIQASDFNPNDLKINSKINVSEVGTDILLNAYYIAKKYNSGIIISFGTATVIIKVLNKELLGVIIIPGVEKSLFSLYNNTSQINKIGLNYNPECLLGTNTLDAISLGVIKGTMHMIEGFIKEINQENLSIFYTGANIKYLINFVFDEIVDEMVTKGLILFAENNS from the coding sequence ATGATATATTTAGATTTGGGTAATACTCTTTTAAAAATAAGTTATTTTGATCATGAAAATAATTTAATTATTAAAAAAATGGTTTTATATGATTTAAATAAAGACACCTTATTAAAGTATTTACATTCTTTAATTTTAGATTGATCAAAAATTAAAGAATGTATCTTTTCATCAGTTAAACCTGAAAAGAATCAAGTCATTTATGAAGTTATGCAAGAATTGAATATCAAGTGCACCAAAATTCAAGCAAGCGATTTTAATCCTAATGATTTAAAAATTAATTCTAAAATAAATGTTAGTGAAGTCGGAACGGATATATTGTTAAATGCATACTATATTGCTAAAAAATATAATAGTGGTATTATAATATCATTTGGCACAGCAACCGTTATTATTAAAGTTTTAAATAAAGAATTATTGGGTGTTATTATTATTCCAGGTGTTGAAAAAAGTTTATTTTCTTTGTATAACAATACTTCACAAATAAATAAAATTGGTTTAAATTATAATCCAGAATGTCTACTAGGAACTAATACACTTGATGCAATTTCATTAGGGGTTATAAAAGGGACTATGCACATGATAGAAGGTTTTATAAAAGAAATAAATCAAGAGAATCTTAGTATTTTTTATACAGGTGCTAATATAAAATATTTAATAAATTTTGTCTTTGATGAAATTGTTGATGAAATGGTTACAAAGGGATTGATATTATTTGCTGAAAATAACAGTTAA
- a CDS encoding GNAT family N-acetyltransferase yields the protein MSRIKLATLEQKDAILKTIYEADPIQYLFFISDIEQFGLNSEATKTFVYETENRFDGILMIFYNNLLIYKRDDFIFPENDIINVIEKYDIGNIIFSPNFLDTFLNMAESYKLKYKLNNEKILSLKKDDFLKENNLNNLSSKPIEKKDLEKIVNSRRKITEFADVSAQGVQLKYLNDSFEKGYYQGYILYDETNKIVVSHAGTAAKIKNVAMIGGVFTLNEHRGKGYANDCVLSLCLKLLNQNITPVLFFDNPIAGKMYYKIGFKDYSELFVTKIIK from the coding sequence ATGTCAAGAATTAAATTAGCAACCTTAGAACAAAAAGATGCGATTTTAAAAACTATTTATGAAGCAGATCCGATACAATATTTATTTTTCATTTCAGACATTGAGCAATTTGGTTTAAATTCAGAAGCAACTAAAACATTTGTTTATGAAACCGAAAATAGATTTGATGGAATATTAATGATTTTTTACAATAATTTATTAATTTACAAGAGAGATGATTTTATTTTCCCAGAGAATGATATCATCAACGTAATTGAAAAATATGATATCGGAAATATAATATTCTCACCTAATTTTTTAGATACATTTTTAAATATGGCAGAAAGTTATAAACTTAAATATAAGTTAAATAATGAAAAAATTCTTTCTCTAAAAAAAGATGATTTTTTAAAAGAAAATAATCTAAATAATTTAAGTTCTAAACCAATTGAAAAAAAAGATTTAGAAAAAATAGTTAATTCTAGAAGAAAAATAACTGAATTTGCTGATGTTAGCGCACAGGGTGTTCAATTAAAATATTTAAATGATTCTTTTGAAAAAGGATATTATCAAGGTTATATTTTATATGATGAAACAAATAAAATTGTCGTTTCCCACGCTGGGACAGCAGCAAAAATAAAAAATGTTGCTATGATCGGTGGTGTTTTTACATTAAACGAACATCGCGGTAAAGGTTATGCGAATGATTGTGTTTTAAGCTTATGTTTAAAATTATTAAATCAAAATATTACACCAGTTTTATTTTTCGATAATCCAATTGCAGGGAAAATGTATTATAAAATTGGTTTTAAAGATTATTCTGAACTTTTTGTAACTAAAATTATAAAATAA
- the scpB gene encoding SMC-Scp complex subunit ScpB has product MKNKILEALLYIQGDEGLTLEQVKEVFNLNNLAEAKKVMQDFHKTFNDEDRGLKVVVYNEIYKLATRETVKEYVSKLVNIVKPNRLSNAAIEVAGIIAYKQPITRSQITKIRGGAQSDQVINTLLVKGVIEEVGISPTPGRPVLYGVTNKFYDHFRISSLRDLPKMDDFNYIDGVENEHNDFDLFSSQRED; this is encoded by the coding sequence ATGAAAAATAAAATTTTGGAAGCTTTATTATATATTCAAGGTGATGAAGGATTGACCTTGGAACAAGTTAAGGAAGTATTTAATTTAAATAATCTTGCTGAAGCAAAAAAAGTTATGCAAGATTTTCATAAAACATTTAATGATGAAGATCGTGGTTTGAAAGTTGTTGTTTATAATGAAATTTATAAATTAGCTACTCGTGAAACTGTTAAAGAATATGTTTCAAAACTAGTGAATATTGTTAAGCCAAATAGACTTTCAAATGCAGCTATTGAAGTAGCTGGAATAATAGCATATAAACAGCCAATAACAAGGTCTCAAATTACAAAAATAAGAGGCGGTGCTCAATCAGATCAAGTAATTAATACTTTATTAGTTAAAGGAGTAATTGAAGAAGTAGGAATTTCCCCTACACCAGGACGTCCGGTTTTATATGGAGTAACAAACAAGTTTTATGACCATTTTAGAATTTCTTCTCTAAGAGATCTCCCGAAAATGGATGATTTTAATTATATTGATGGAGTTGAAAATGAGCATAATGATTTTGATTTATTTTCAAGCCAGCGTGAAGATTAG
- a CDS encoding lipoate--protein ligase produces MKIYICKNHFSPFYTLTLEEIMTKDDENKEDIIYLYQHKNAVIIGRNQNAYKEVRFDILEKENIELYRRLSGGGAVYHDLGNFNFSFITTNKSQWSYQKFLEPVLEFLKLQGLDAQFKGRNDLVVNDCKFFGNAQFIYKDKIVHHGTILYNANLSKLASVLNPSKIKMESKGIKSARQRVINLSDVLEQKIPTSEFIWKFALFLKEKYHAEIVEIPEKYIKKIPEFQKIRSSKEWVLGKNPEFSFFSEKKLDGGILGINANVKENKITQIKFEGDFLTLLGTEYIEKLLINQDFEKANIKKILLMVENLENYFGQISVNEIIDIMFGE; encoded by the coding sequence ATGAAAATATATATATGTAAGAATCATTTTTCACCATTTTATACTTTAACACTTGAAGAAATAATGACAAAAGATGATGAAAATAAAGAGGACATAATCTATTTATATCAACATAAAAATGCTGTTATTATAGGAAGAAATCAAAATGCTTATAAAGAAGTAAGGTTTGATATTTTGGAAAAAGAGAATATTGAATTATATCGTAGATTATCAGGAGGTGGTGCAGTTTATCATGATTTAGGAAATTTTAATTTTTCATTTATAACTACTAATAAATCTCAATGAAGTTATCAAAAGTTTTTAGAACCTGTTTTGGAATTTTTAAAATTACAAGGATTAGATGCACAATTTAAAGGCAGAAATGATCTAGTAGTAAATGATTGTAAGTTTTTTGGCAATGCTCAATTTATTTATAAGGATAAAATAGTGCATCATGGAACAATTTTATATAATGCGAATTTATCAAAATTAGCAAGCGTTTTAAATCCAAGCAAAATAAAAATGGAATCAAAAGGAATTAAAAGTGCAAGACAGAGAGTGATTAATTTATCAGATGTACTTGAGCAAAAAATTCCAACTAGTGAATTTATTTGAAAATTTGCATTATTTTTAAAAGAAAAATACCATGCGGAAATTGTTGAAATCCCCGAAAAATACATAAAAAAAATTCCTGAATTTCAAAAAATAAGATCCTCAAAAGAGTGAGTGTTAGGTAAAAATCCTGAGTTTTCGTTTTTCAGTGAAAAAAAGTTGGATGGTGGAATCTTAGGAATTAATGCAAATGTAAAAGAAAATAAAATCACACAAATCAAATTTGAAGGAGATTTTTTAACACTTTTAGGTACAGAGTATATTGAAAAATTATTGATTAATCAAGATTTTGAAAAAGCAAATATTAAAAAAATTTTACTTATGGTTGAAAATTTAGAAAATTATTTTGGACAAATTAGCGTTAATGAAATTATTGATATAATGTTTGGTGAATAA
- the rplU gene encoding 50S ribosomal protein L21, translated as MLAIIETGGKQLLVKEGQSIYIEKIAGEEGTEVKFENVLIVVSDKSSKIGSPFVKNAVVSGIIEKQGKAKKIIVYRHNAKSTHKRKLGHRQPYTRVKITSIKG; from the coding sequence ATGTTAGCAATAATCGAAACAGGTGGGAAACAACTTTTAGTTAAAGAAGGGCAATCAATTTATATTGAAAAAATAGCAGGCGAAGAAGGAACAGAAGTAAAATTTGAAAATGTTCTTATTGTAGTTAGTGATAAAAGTTCAAAAATTGGTTCTCCTTTTGTTAAAAATGCTGTCGTATCAGGTATCATCGAAAAACAAGGTAAAGCGAAGAAAATTATCGTTTATCGTCACAATGCAAAATCAACTCACAAAAGAAAATTAGGACACCGTCAACCTTATACACGTGTAAAAATTACATCAATTAAAGGATAA
- a CDS encoding HU family DNA-binding protein: MTKKDFVAQVAEMTEDTLNLSPKQVNEVLETMLFVVKEQLLIEDSVRLSHFGIFSTVVKPQRTIINRFTKQEQVVPQKRIIKYKPSKYLRDLINFK, encoded by the coding sequence ATGACAAAAAAAGATTTTGTAGCTCAAGTAGCTGAAATGACTGAGGATACACTTAATCTATCACCAAAACAAGTTAATGAAGTACTTGAAACAATGCTTTTTGTAGTAAAAGAACAACTTTTAATTGAGGATTCTGTTAGATTATCACACTTCGGTATTTTCTCAACTGTTGTTAAACCTCAACGTACAATTATTAATAGATTTACAAAACAAGAACAAGTAGTTCCTCAAAAACGTATTATTAAGTATAAACCTTCAAAATATTTACGTGATTTAATTAACTTTAAATAA
- a CDS encoding segregation/condensation protein A, with protein sequence MSKKQKIDYSSDYVFRLNEFDGPLDLLLSLIKDKKIDIMDVNLIELANQYIEIINKIKENEIDIAGDYLLMASTLINLKAKMILQGPDEINPEVEEEKKVFLQDLVEYQQFKNIQEALKTFQDNRNNIYIKKPSDIMEFIEDNDNARLDGHSNPMTLITTLRRMFERVYAKELRKTKLEKFNISPSEMFPFIKNLLKQKERVEFEEIFTQPSIQHFVITLIALLDLARQQFLIINQNAQFDTIYITRGEFYNEK encoded by the coding sequence ATTTCTAAAAAACAAAAAATTGATTATTCATCTGATTATGTGTTTAGATTAAATGAATTTGATGGTCCATTAGATTTATTACTTTCTTTAATTAAAGATAAAAAAATTGATATTATGGATGTCAATTTAATTGAACTCGCAAATCAATATATTGAAATAATAAATAAAATAAAAGAAAATGAAATTGATATTGCCGGAGATTATTTATTAATGGCTTCTACCTTAATTAATTTAAAAGCAAAAATGATTTTACAAGGTCCTGATGAAATTAATCCAGAAGTTGAAGAAGAAAAGAAAGTTTTCTTACAAGATCTAGTTGAATATCAACAGTTCAAAAATATTCAAGAAGCATTAAAGACATTTCAAGACAATCGAAATAATATTTATATTAAAAAACCAAGTGATATTATGGAATTTATTGAGGATAATGATAATGCGCGTTTAGATGGCCATTCAAATCCAATGACATTAATAACAACCTTAAGAAGGATGTTCGAAAGAGTTTACGCAAAAGAATTAAGAAAAACTAAGTTAGAAAAATTTAATATTTCTCCATCCGAAATGTTTCCTTTTATTAAAAATCTTTTAAAACAAAAAGAACGTGTTGAATTTGAAGAAATTTTCACTCAACCGTCAATTCAACATTTTGTAATTACTTTAATTGCCTTGCTTGATTTAGCAAGACAACAATTCTTAATCATTAACCAAAATGCTCAATTTGATACAATTTATATTACAAGAGGGGAATTTTATAATGAAAAATAA
- the tpiA gene encoding triose-phosphate isomerase: MNKKIIIGNWKMNKTFTETVEFLDKFSKIYREKSDLIASNLNFGIAMPYTNLAAFKQNKVSDLKLSAQDVSMHNKGAYTGEVSISMLKDLDVEYVVLGHSERRTYHKETNELVNNKAKIALENGITPIICVGETLQEYEKGLTKEVVKEQIEGSLKDLDLTKIILAYEPIWAIGTGKVATPEIAQDICEYIHSITSDDLIVQYGGSVSPKNIAELYQQKDIDGFLVGGASLEPDSFMQLLTLGK; this comes from the coding sequence ATGAATAAAAAAATTATTATCGGTAACTGAAAAATGAACAAAACTTTTACCGAAACAGTAGAATTTTTAGATAAATTTAGCAAAATATACCGTGAAAAATCTGATTTAATAGCATCTAATTTAAATTTTGGTATTGCAATGCCATATACTAATTTAGCAGCATTTAAACAAAACAAAGTATCTGATTTAAAGCTTTCAGCTCAAGACGTATCAATGCATAATAAAGGAGCATATACAGGCGAAGTTTCAATTTCAATGTTAAAGGATTTAGATGTTGAATATGTTGTTCTAGGGCATTCTGAAAGAAGAACATATCATAAAGAAACTAATGAATTAGTGAATAATAAAGCAAAAATAGCATTAGAAAATGGAATTACACCAATTATATGTGTTGGCGAAACATTGCAAGAATATGAAAAAGGTTTAACAAAAGAAGTCGTTAAAGAACAAATTGAAGGTTCATTAAAAGATTTGGATCTAACAAAGATAATTTTAGCTTATGAGCCAATTTGAGCAATTGGAACAGGCAAGGTAGCTACACCTGAAATAGCTCAAGATATATGTGAATACATTCATTCGATAACTTCAGATGATTTAATAGTTCAATACGGTGGTAGTGTATCACCTAAGAATATTGCAGAGTTATATCAACAAAAAGATATTGATGGATTTTTAGTTGGTGGAGCTTCATTAGAACCAGATAGTTTTATGCAACTTTTAACACTTGGAAAGTAA
- a CDS encoding lysophospholipid acyltransferase family protein, whose protein sequence is MSNIIKLKMAFSGLLWLLRLNSVRRMAKKYIRTPELVPDFERYRKILRLSKKVLKLYNIDITINGIDNLPKNGSVLLTPNHKSYTDVLAIIVALEKKEHQENIEQKIPTFVAKKDLEKGFLKNALKLLDSYSIDPNDFRNSFKVLNDFAEFVKKNKTYGVVFPEAHRIKTKELGEFTSGAFKIATQTYLPIVPVAIHGSLGSFKTNKKSRSKVTISFLPMLKANDIITQEPSAIAKRVKTLIENELSRLDVENINKG, encoded by the coding sequence ATGTCAAATATAATTAAACTAAAAATGGCTTTTTCTGGGCTTTTATGATTATTAAGACTTAACTCAGTTAGAAGAATGGCAAAAAAATATATTAGGACACCAGAATTAGTTCCAGATTTTGAAAGATATAGAAAAATTTTAAGGTTATCTAAAAAAGTTTTGAAACTATATAACATTGATATAACAATAAATGGAATTGATAATTTACCGAAAAATGGTTCAGTGCTTTTGACTCCTAATCATAAATCATATACTGATGTCTTAGCAATTATTGTTGCATTAGAAAAGAAAGAACATCAAGAAAACATTGAGCAAAAAATTCCGACTTTTGTGGCTAAAAAGGATCTAGAAAAAGGGTTTTTAAAAAATGCCCTAAAATTATTAGATTCGTATAGCATTGATCCTAATGATTTTAGAAATAGTTTTAAGGTTTTAAATGATTTTGCGGAATTTGTTAAGAAGAATAAAACATATGGTGTTGTATTTCCCGAGGCTCATAGAATAAAAACGAAAGAATTGGGTGAATTTACTTCAGGTGCTTTTAAAATAGCTACCCAAACATATTTGCCAATTGTGCCTGTAGCGATTCATGGATCTTTAGGTTCTTTTAAAACAAATAAAAAATCACGTAGTAAGGTTACAATTTCATTTTTACCAATGCTAAAAGCGAACGATATAATAACCCAAGAACCATCAGCTATTGCTAAAAGAGTCAAAACTCTAATCGAAAATGAATTAAGTAGATTAGATGTTGAAAATATAAATAAAGGATAA
- the recU gene encoding Holliday junction resolvase RecU, which translates to MNKNRGMFLEKILNQTIENYWNNNYAFIEKKGLPFIFNKISKNNNKLEIQNGYLSKKSTVDYIGMFCGSFVCFEAKSCNTNKFDLKNIKKHQIEYLALMEKYGSIAFIILFFADYDVFFKISIKQILIWLSEKRNTIHFEEIKRNSQVLELEFPGFLNIL; encoded by the coding sequence ATGAATAAAAATCGCGGAATGTTTCTAGAAAAAATTTTAAACCAAACAATAGAAAATTACTGAAATAATAACTATGCATTTATAGAAAAAAAGGGATTGCCATTTATCTTTAATAAAATTAGTAAAAACAATAATAAATTAGAAATTCAAAATGGATATTTAAGCAAAAAGTCAACTGTTGATTATATCGGAATGTTTTGTGGTTCATTTGTTTGTTTTGAAGCTAAAAGTTGCAATACAAACAAATTTGATTTAAAGAATATCAAAAAACACCAAATTGAATATTTGGCGTTAATGGAAAAGTATGGATCTATTGCATTTATAATATTATTTTTTGCAGATTATGATGTCTTTTTTAAAATTAGCATAAAACAAATATTAATTTGACTTTCAGAAAAGCGCAATACAATTCACTTTGAAGAAATAAAAAGAAACTCACAAGTTTTAGAGTTAGAGTTTCCTGGTTTTCTAAATATTTTATAA
- a CDS encoding alpha/beta fold hydrolase produces MENKKIQIFNETIYYIEENSNKPKVLFLHGFNSSSNFAHQLYKLKNRDYDVVAFDFPGCGLSTSNSEITIQYYQKIALEFVNKINYKFDLVVAHSLGGASALYLLNNKIVKKALLAAPINYNLLSTFANETIEQGIKRIARWLVPKNYNDALESSDNLIYGNKLNYRKNITQKANAFLKLMEHKWMIFDKLVSKEILNPRYHKKIIKDLYAANNDYSFITGTMDKFVPFLSVAKIANEYNKDLIGIKDCGHAIFFEKPIEVNDRINSLIDDIKYGL; encoded by the coding sequence ATGGAAAATAAGAAAATTCAGATATTTAATGAGACAATTTATTATATTGAAGAAAATAGCAATAAGCCAAAAGTTTTATTTTTACATGGTTTTAACTCATCATCAAACTTTGCTCATCAGTTATATAAACTAAAAAATAGAGATTATGATGTAGTTGCTTTTGATTTTCCAGGATGTGGATTAAGCACTTCTAACTCTGAAATAACTATTCAATATTATCAAAAAATAGCATTAGAATTTGTTAACAAAATTAATTATAAATTTGATTTAGTTGTAGCCCATTCATTAGGTGGAGCTAGCGCTTTATATCTTTTAAATAATAAAATTGTTAAAAAAGCACTTTTAGCAGCTCCGATTAACTATAATTTATTAAGTACTTTTGCAAATGAAACTATTGAACAAGGTATTAAAAGAATCGCGAGATGACTAGTACCTAAAAACTATAATGATGCCTTAGAAAGCTCTGATAATTTAATTTATGGCAATAAATTAAATTATCGTAAAAATATCACACAAAAAGCTAATGCATTTTTAAAACTTATGGAGCATAAATGAATGATTTTTGATAAATTAGTTTCAAAAGAAATACTTAATCCAAGATACCATAAAAAGATCATTAAAGACTTATATGCAGCTAATAATGATTATTCTTTTATAACAGGTACTATGGATAAATTTGTTCCGTTTTTATCAGTTGCTAAAATTGCAAATGAATATAATAAAGATCTAATTGGGATAAAAGATTGTGGTCATGCAATTTTTTTTGAAAAACCAATTGAGGTAAACGATAGAATTAATTCCTTAATTGATGATATTAAATATGGGTTATAG